One window of the Asticcacaulis sp. SL142 genome contains the following:
- a CDS encoding MFS transporter, protein MTTGTRRERWLIVGLIFLASCLTYMDRQMFGLLKPVMQADLGWSELDYSGVVIAFHAAFVVGFLTFGPVMDRFGARRGYAAAFSLWAAAHTALGLASSLMQFGLIRFLLGVGESGTFPARLKAVSEWFPPQERALAIGVFNAGASTGALLTLALVPVLTQFYGWRGAFVGTGLLSLLWLGLWLAFYRRPPNADPSAWRQGLTWTVFAELMRHRQAWVYVAVKFLTVPVWWLYLFWLPDFLYRNHQLDLGVFGVPLLAIFVLADVGSVAGGWTSSALIAKGASVGRARMTVMAVCAVLILPLIAVPFSPWLGLSVAIIAVAAAAHQAFSANLLSLPSDLFPKEVVGSIVGVGGAAGAIGAILMALFSGVVLEFMQSYVPIFCVAGVVYGIATLIIIFSRVYSVIPEKID, encoded by the coding sequence ATGACCACAGGCACACGCCGCGAGCGATGGCTGATCGTTGGCCTGATTTTTCTGGCGTCGTGTCTGACCTATATGGACCGGCAGATGTTCGGTCTGCTTAAACCCGTGATGCAAGCCGATCTGGGCTGGTCGGAACTCGATTATTCCGGTGTCGTGATTGCGTTCCATGCGGCCTTTGTGGTCGGGTTTCTGACGTTCGGGCCGGTCATGGATCGCTTTGGGGCTCGCCGGGGGTATGCGGCGGCCTTTTCCCTGTGGGCGGCGGCGCACACGGCGCTGGGGCTGGCCAGCAGCCTTATGCAGTTTGGCCTTATCCGCTTTTTGTTAGGCGTGGGGGAATCCGGTACCTTTCCCGCCCGACTCAAGGCGGTGTCCGAATGGTTTCCTCCGCAGGAACGCGCGCTGGCCATCGGGGTGTTTAATGCCGGGGCGTCGACCGGGGCGCTGTTGACGCTGGCTCTGGTGCCGGTGCTGACGCAATTCTATGGCTGGCGCGGGGCCTTTGTCGGAACGGGCCTGCTCAGTCTGCTGTGGCTAGGGCTATGGCTGGCGTTTTATCGCCGCCCGCCCAATGCTGATCCGTCCGCGTGGCGACAGGGCTTGACCTGGACGGTATTTGCCGAATTGATGCGGCACCGGCAGGCTTGGGTCTATGTGGCGGTTAAGTTCCTGACCGTCCCCGTCTGGTGGCTTTACCTGTTCTGGTTGCCTGATTTTCTGTACCGCAATCACCAGCTTGATCTGGGTGTATTTGGTGTGCCGCTACTGGCGATCTTTGTACTGGCCGATGTCGGCAGCGTGGCCGGGGGTTGGACATCTTCGGCCCTGATCGCCAAAGGGGCCTCGGTTGGTCGCGCCCGCATGACGGTTATGGCAGTATGCGCGGTTCTGATTTTACCGCTCATCGCCGTGCCGTTCAGCCCGTGGCTGGGGCTGTCGGTCGCCATCATCGCCGTAGCCGCCGCGGCCCATCAGGCGTTTTCAGCCAATCTCCTGTCCCTGCCGTCCGACCTGTTTCCGAAAGAGGTCGTCGGCAGCATCGTAGGCGTTGGCGGGGCTGCCGGCGCCATAGGTGCTATTCTAATGGCACTGTTTTCGGGCGTGGTGCTGGAATTTATGCAGTCCTACGTTCCGATATTTTGTGTGGCTGGCGTGGTCTATGGTATTGCAACCTTGATCATTATTTTCAGCCGGGTTTACTCAGTGATCCCAGAAAAAATCGATTGA